DNA from Rhizobacter sp. J219:
GAGCGAGCCCAGTGCATCCTGTGGCAGCGTGGGCGAGCCGGAGAGGAAGGCGATGGTGGCAGCCAGCCCATTGGCGAGCGTGGCCGCGAAGCCGGTGGTGCCGGTCCACGAGGTCACGGTCTCGATCGCATCGGCGACCTTGCTGCCGGCGTGCGGCGAGCCGACGGTGGTGACCGAGGCCACGAGATCGGGGGCGACCGCGGCCACGTAGCGCGCGGTCGGGCCGCCATGGCTGTGGCCGATGAGGTTGAACTTCTGGTGGCCGTAGGCGGCCTTGTACGAACGCAGCTGGCGCAGCAGCTGTTCGCCGCGGGCCTCCGACGTTTCGGCGCCCGACACGCTCGGCGTGTAGACGGTCGCACCGCCGCTGCGCAGCGCGCTGACGATGCCGTACCAATAGCTCACCGGCCCGATGGCGTCGAAGCCGAAGGCGCCGTGCACGAGCACGACGGGGTAGCGGGTCTGGGTGTAGGTGTCGGCGGCCACGGCGTGCGTGGTGACGCCGGCGGACAAGCCTGCAACGAGCGCGAAACGGCACAGGCCGCGCATCAGGCGATGGCGAAAGGTCATGTTGTCTCCTGCTTGTGGGGTGAGATTCGCCTGCGCCCTCCAGGCGCATGACGATCACCGCTCGGCCTGCTGACGGGTCGATGCGGTGATGGAGAAATTCTTGAACCTCCGCCCGATTGGCGTAAGTGGCAATCCGCGCCAAACGATGGCGGGGTGTGCCAAGGGGGGAGGGAATTTCCCTTGTGTCCTTGTTCGGGGTTCGGAGCGGCGCCAAGGGACTGGGGTGAACAAATCCCTACGTGTCCCCCGCCCGCTCACCACTCCCGTGGTGAGCGGGCTCCTCCTTTACCTCCGAGATTTGCTCACCCCAGCCCCTTGGCGTGGAACGGCCTTGCCCCGTCGACGATTTCTAGCGGGGCAGTGCGTCTCGCGAGGAGGGCTTGGGGATGCGGATTCCTCCATGTCCCCCGGGCTGGGCTTGCAGCCCAGCCTTCCTCCTTTACTTGCGGAATCCGCATCCCCAAGCCCTCCTCGTCGCGCCACTGCCGGCACGCAAAGAAAAACGGCGCCCCGAAGGACGCCGTTTCCAATCAGATGAGAAAGCGCTCAGCGCGAAGCCGCCTTCAACTTCAACCGCCACGCATGCAGCAGTGGCTCGGTGTAGCCGCTCGGCTGTTCCTTGCCCTTGAAGACGAGGTCGAGTGCGGCTTGATAGGCCATCGAGGTCTTCGCGTTGCCGGCGAGCTTCTTGTAGAGCGGGTCACCGGCGTTCTGCTTGTCGACCACCGCGGCCATGCGCTCGAAGGTGTCGCGCACCTGCTTTTCGGTCACCACCTTGTGCTGCAGCCAGTTGGCGATGTGCTGGCTGCTGATGCGCAGCGTGGCGCGGTCTTCCATCAGGCCGACGTTGTGGATGTCGGGCACCTTGGAGCAGCCCACGCCCTGGTCGATCCAGCGCACCACGTAGCCAAGGATGCCCTGCACGTTGTTGTCGAGTTCCTGCTGGCGCTCGGCGGCGCTCCAGGTGGCTTCCTTCACCACCGGCACTTGCAGCAGGCCCTTGAGCAGCTCGTCGCGCATTGCGTCCGCGTCGGTCTTCTCCAGTTCCTTCTGCACGTCGCTCACCTTCACCTGGTGGTAGTGCAGGGCGTGCAGCGTGGCGGCCGTGGGCGAGGGCACCCAGGCGGTGTTGGCACCGGCCTTGGGGTGCACGATCTTCTGCTCGAGCATGCCGGCCATCAGGTCGGGCATGGCCCACATGCCCTTGCCGATCTGCGCGCGGCCGCGCAGGCCCATGCCGAGGCCGACGAGCACGTTGCTCTTCTCGTAGGCCTGGATCCAGGCACTGGTCTTCATGTCGCCCTTGCGCATCATCGGGCCGGCCAGCATGGCGGTGTGCATCTCGTCGCCGGTGCGGTCGAGGAAGCCGGTGTTGATGAAGGCCACACGCGAGGCAGCGGCGGCGATGCAGGCCTTGAGGTTGACGCTGGTGCGGCGCTCCTCGTCCATGATGCCGAGCTTCACGGTGCTGTCGGGCAGGCCCAGCAGCTGTTCGACGCGGCTGAAGAGTTCGGCGGCGAAGGCCACTTCATCGGGGCCGTGCATCTTCGGCTTCACGATGTAGACGCTGCCGGTGCGCGAGTTGCGGATCTTCTTGTTGCCGGTGCGCTTCAAGTCGTGCAGGGCGATCGTGGTCGTGATGACCGCGTCCATGATGCCTTCCGGGATCTCCCGCTCTTTTCCATCCTTGTCGGCGTAGAGGATCGCCGGGTTGGTCATCAGGTGGCCCACGTTGCGCACGAAGAGCAGCGAGCGGCCATGCAGCACGACTTCGCCCTTGCCCTTCGGAGCCGTGTACACACGGTCTTCGTTCAGGCCGCGGGTGAAGGTCTTGCCACCCTTGCTCACCTCTTCGGTCAGCGTGCCCTTCAGGATGCCGAGCCAGTTGCTGTAGGCGAGCAGCTTGTCTTCGGCGTCGACCGCGGCGACCGAGTCTTCGAGGTCGAGGATGGTCGAGAGCGCGGCTTCGAGCACCAGGTCGCTCACGCCGGCGGGGTCGGTCTTGCCGATGGGGGTGTTGCGGTCGATGCGGATGTCGAGGTGCAGGCCGTTGTGGGCGAGCAGCACCGACGAGGGCGACTTGGCGTCACCCTGGTAGCCCACGAACTGGTCTTTCTCGTCCAGGCCGGTGGTCTTGCCGTTCTTGAGCGTGACCACGAGCTTGCCGTCTTCGACCGCGTAGCCCACGGAGTCGATGTGCGAACCCTTCTTCAGCGGCGCGGTGCGGTCCAGCACGTAGCGGGCGTACTCGATGACCTTGGCGCCACGCACGGGGTTGTAGGCACCGGCACGCTCGGCGCCGCCCTTTTCGCTGATGGCGTCGGTGCCGTAGAGCGCGTCGTACAGCGAGCCCCAGCGGGCGTTGGCGGCGTTCAGTGCATAACGTGCATTCAGGATGGGCACCACCAGCTGCGGGCCGGCCTGCGTGGCGAGTTCGGCGTCGACATTCTTCGTCGTCGCCTTGGCCTTCTTGGGCGGCGGCACCAGGTAGCCGATCTTCTCGAGATGGGCGCGGTAGGCCTTCATGTCGGTGATCGGGCCGGGGTTGGCGGTGTGCCACTGGTCCATTTCGGACTGCAGGCGGTCGCGCTCGGCGAGCAGGGCGATGTTCTTCGGCGCGAGGTCGCGCACGATGGCGTCGAAACCCTTCCAGAAATCGGCAGCGGCGACGCCCGTGCCGGGCAGCACCTCGGTTTCGATGAAGCGGTGCAGGTTCGAATCGACCTGCAGGCCGTGGACGGTGGTGCGTGCGGACATGAGCCCTCTCCTTTTATGTGCAGTGCAAAAAGACGAAAGGGGCCAATCTATTCGATCTCACGGCGCAGAGTAAGTAGCCTTGAAGTTTGGGATTCATGACTTGGAAGGGGGTAATCTCCGCCTTCCATGGACAAACTCAAGCAACTCGAATCTTTCGTCGCCGTCGCCGCCAAAGGCAGCCTGACGGCGGCGGCAGCGGCAGAGGGCATCGCCCCGGCGGTGGTGGGCCGGCGCATCGACGCGCTGGAAGAACGCCTCGGCGTGAAGCTGCTCGTGCGCACCACCCGGCGCATCACGCTGACCCACGAGGGCAGCGCCTTCCTCGAAGACTGCCAGCGTTTGCTGGCCGACTTGGCGAATGCCGAGGCCAGCGTCAGCGCCGGCGGCGTGAAAGCCAGTGGCTACTTGCGCATCACCGCGCCGGCCGGCTTCGGGCGTCGCCATGTGGCCCCGCTGGTGCCCGGCTTCGTGGCGCAACACCCCGACGTGAACGTGTCGCTGAACCTGTCGGACCGGCTGGTGGACATCGTCAACGAGGGCTACGACTGCGCGGTGCGGGTGGGCGACCTGCCCGAGAGCAGCCTGGTCAGCGTGCGCCTGGCCGACAACCGGCGCCTCTGTGTGGCCTCGCCGAAGTACCTGGCCCGCGCCGGCACGCCGAAGCATCCCAACGACCTGGCGCAGCACGACTGCCTGACGCTCAGCACCGATGCCACCCAGACCCGCGGCTGGGCCTTCACGCTCGACGGCGAGGTGAACCACTTGCGCCTGACCGGCAGCCTCTCGTGCAACGACGGCCAGGTGCTGCACGACTGGTGCCTCGCCGGCCTGGGCCTCGCGTGGCGCTCGACCTGGGAAGTGGAAAGCCACCTCGCGAGCGGCGATCTCGTCAGCGTGCTCGACGACTACGCCGCGCCGCCCAACGGCATCTACGCCGTCTTCGCGCAACGCAAGCACCTGCCGCTGCGCGTGCGCCTGTGGGTCGACCACCTCAAGCAGACGTATGGCGACGCGGCCTACTGGAAGGCGGCGACGGCGCAATGAAAAACGCCCGGTGGAACCGGGCGTTTGACCAGAGGCCGTCGACTTACTTCGAGAGGCACTCTTTCATGAAGGCCTGGCGCTCGCCAGTGGGCTTGCCCGTCTTCTTGAAGTCGGCGCTGCAGGTTTTCATCTTGTTCTGCTGCGCTGTCTTGCCGTCGCTGTCTTTCTTGAGGCACTCGGACATGAAGGCCTTGCGCTCGTCGCCCTTCTTGTCGCCGGCTTCCTTGTTGCACGTTGTCATCTTGCTTTGCTGCGCCGTCGGTTTCTTGGCATCGTCGGCCGCGTGAGCGGAGGTGGCGAAGCCGGCCACGGCCAGGGCGATCGCGCTGAGAAGAGTCTTCATGGTGTGTCCTTCCCGGAGGGTGTTGACGAGGGGGTTCGCCGGGTCGGATTGAAGCACTGCCCCTTGCGCCCAGCAATGGCTACAACGCAACAGCGCGTTGCGGGGCTGACGCAGATCAGAGGATGCGGCGGGGATGGGCCAGCGCCTCATGCGCGACGTGCAGGCGTCGCACCAGCACACGGATGAACGCTTCGTCGAACAGGTGTCGGCAATTCGGGCTGACCTGCGCGAGCGTCTCGGGCGTGAACGAGATGGTGGTCGCCGGGTCGGTGACGATCACGTTGGTGCTGTGGCGGCGCAACTCAGGGCTGGGTGCGAGGTAGGCCATCTCGCCCACCGAGGTGCCCGAGCCGAGCTGCGCGACCTTGTCGCCGTCGCGGTACACCTCCACCTCGCCCTGCGCAATGATGTGGAAGGTGTTGCCCTCTTCACCCTTGGTGTAGAGCGCATGGCCGAATGGGAAGCGCTGCCACTTCGCACGGTGCACCACCTCCCACAGTTCGACATCGCCGAAGTTGGAGAAAAAGTCGAGCGTGCGCAGGAGGTTGAAGCGCTCGGAGTCGAGCACGCCCTGCAGGTGGCCGCGTGGCACTTGCTGCGTGGTAATGAGGCCCGACAGCGCTTGCGCGAAGTCGTCCCAGCTGCGGTAGCGGTCTTCCGGGCGCTTGGCCACTGCCGAGAGGATCACGCTGTCGACACCGGGGCCGACCCCCGAGCGCAGGCTGCTCAGCAGCGTGGGCTCGGCGCTGTAGATCTGGTTCATCATGGCCGACTGCGAGGTCGAGTCGAAGAGCGGCCGGCCGGCGATCAGGTGGTAGAGCACCGCGCCGAGCGAGTACATGTCGGCGCGGCAGTCGAGCTGGTTGCCGTCGAGCTGCTCGGGCGACATGTAGGCGAGCGACCCCACACGGTAGACCTGCGTCGTCTCGCTCGCCATGTTGAGCGCGCTGCCGAAGTCGCTGATCTTCACGTCGGTGATGTGGCCGTTGTTGATCACGGCCAAGAGGTTCGCTGGCTTCACGTCGCGGTGGATCAGGCCCTGGCGGTACACGTAGCCGAGTGCCATTGCGCACTTGAAGCCGATTTCGACGATCAGCTCCAGCGGCAGCAGCTGGTCGGCGCGGCAGTACGGGCGCAGCGTCGTGCCGTTGACGTACTCCATCACCAGATACGACTCGGCGGGGTCGACCACCGCGTCATAGATCTGCACGACGTTCGGGTGTTTGAGTCGCCCGACGAGCGCGGCCTCGGCGGCGAAGAAGCGCTCGAAGTAGCGGCCGTCCGACGGGTCGTTGGTTGCGCCGGCGCGCACACGCTTGATGGCGACGTCGCGCTGGTGGAAATCGTCGCGTGCGAGAAAGACTTCGCTCGTCGCGCCTTCGCCGAGGCGGCGCAGCACCGGGTACTTGCCGATCTGCGCCGGCAAGGGCAGGCCGCCGAACCCGCTGGGGGTGACGGAAACCGGGGTGAGCGAGGGCGAAAAGGACGACATCGGAGCTGCCATCTTGGCACCGGCCGCATGGCCCTGCTTGCCAAATTGAGCACAAAACGGGGTCCATTTCCCCGGGGTCCATCGGCTTGCCGCGGGCCTCTTGTGCAGTGCAAGACGACAGAGGCGGCCACTTAGAATCCGCCGATGATCCAAGCCAAACAGGAGCTGCTGGCCGCCCTGGCCGAGTCGCTCGCCGAACTCGCCCCCGGCACCTCGGTGCCCGCGGCCTTCGAGTCGCCCAAACAAGCCGCCCATGGCGACCTGGCCTGCACCGCCGCGATGCAGCTCGCCAAGCCGCTCAAAAAGAATCCGCGCGAGTTTGCGCAAGCGCTGATCGCCGCGCTGCAGCAACGTCCCGCGGTGCAGCATTGGGTTGACGCGATGGAGATCGCCGGCCCCGGCTTCATCAACCTGCGCCTGAAAGCCGCCGCCAAGCAGGCCATCGTGCCGCAGGTGCTGCGCGAGGCCGAGGCCTTCGGCCGCAAGCCGGCGAACGGGCAGAAGCTGATGGTCGAGTTCGTCTCGGCCAACCCGACCGGGCCGCTGCATGTGGGGCACGCGCGCCAGGGCGCGCTCGGTGACTCGATCTGTCACCTCTTCGAGACGCAGGGCTGGAAGGTGCAGCGCGAGTTCTATTACAACGACGCCGGCGTGCAGATCGCGACGCTCGCGATGTCGACGCAGGCGCGCATCAAGGGCCTGAAGCCGGGCGATGCGCAGTGGCCCGAGAACGCCTACAACGGCGACTACATCGCCGATGTCGCGGCCGACTACCTCGCGAAGAAAACCATCAAGGCCGACGACCGCGAGTTCACCGCGTCGGGCGACCCCGACGACCTCGACAACATCCGCCAGTTCGCCGTGGCCTACCTGCGCCATGAGCAAGACCTCGATCTGCAGGCCTTCGGCGTCAAGTTCGACCACTACTTCCTCGAGTCGAGCCTCTACACCGAGGGCAAGGTCGAAGCCACGGTGCAGAAGCTCATCGCCGCCGGCAAGACCTATGAGCATGAAGGCGCGCTGTGGTTGAAGACCACCGACGACGGTGACGACAAGGACCGCGTGATGCGCAAGTCCGACGGCACCTACACCTACTTCGTGCCCGACGTGGCCTACCACGTGAGCAAGTGGGAGCGTGGCTTCACCAAGGTCATCAACTGCCAGGGCACCGACCACTACGGCACCATTGCGCGTGTGCGCGCCGGTCTGCAGGGCATGGGCGTGGGCATCCCCAAGGGCTACCCCGACTATGTGCTCAACACCATGGTGCGCGTGGTGCGCGACGGCGCCGAGGTCAAGATCAGCAAGCGTGCCGGCAGCTACGTGACGCTGCGCGACCTGATCGAGTGGACGAGCCGCGACGCGGTGCGCTTCTTCCTCATCAGCCGCAAGGCCGACACCGAGTTCACCTTCGACGTGGACCTTGCGCTCAAGCAGAACGACGAGAACCCGGTGTTCTATGTGCAATATGCGCATGCGCGAATCTGCTCGGTGCTGGCGCAGCGTGCGGGTGAAGCGCTGGCGCAGGCCGATTTCTCGCTGCTCGGCGCGCCCACCGAAATCGCGCTGATGCAAAAGCTCGCCGAGTACCCCGAGATGCTGGAACGGGCCGCCAACGACCTGGCGCCGCACGACGTGGCCTTCTACCTGCGCGACATCGCGGCCAGCTTCCACAGCTACTATGCCGCCGAGCGCTTCCTGCTGGACGACAACGCGGCGCTCACCCGCGCCAGGCTGGCCCTGCTGGCCGCCACCCGGCAGGTGCTGCGCAACGGCCTCACGCTCCTCGGTGTGGGCCACCCCGACAAGATGTGATGGAGACTGAATGAAGAAGCCTTCCAACGCCCGCCCCGCCCGCCAGCGCGGCAGCTTCGTGCTCGGCCTGATCGTCGGCCTGCTGGTGGGCTTGGCGCTCGCGCTCGGCGTGGCGCTCTACATCGCCAAGGTGCCGGTGCCCTTCGTCAACAAGGTGCCGCAGCGCACCGCTGAACAAGACGCCGCCGAGGCCGAGAAGAACAAGAACTGGGACCCGAACAGCTCGCTGTACAGCAAGGTGCCGCCGGGCCGCCCGGCCGCGGTGTCCAGCGGCGTGGTGAGCGGCGCGCCGGCCGGGTCGGCCGTGCTGCCGCCGGGCGGCGTGCCGGGTGCTGCGAGCGCGCCCAAGCCCGACCCTGCGGCCATCCTCGCGGGCAAACTGCCGCCCGACGCGTCCACCAAACCTGGCAGCGATGCGTTGAGCTACTTCGTGCAGGCCGGCGCCTTCGGTCGAGTCGAAGATGCCGAGGCCCAGCGTGCCAAGCTGGCGATGTCGGGCTACCAGGCCAAGGTCACCGAGCGCGAGCAGTCCGGCCGCACGGTGTACCGCGTGCGGCTCGGGCCTTTCGACAAGAAGGAAGAAGCCGCGCAAGTGAAGGAGAAGCTCGAAAGCACCGGCGTCGAGTCGGCGCTGGTGCAGGTTCAGAAATGACCTGCAGCAACGAAGCAGACATGAAGGTTTGAACCAATCGAGGCCCAGCGCACTCACAACGCGGCACGCCAGACCCCCGTTCATTCACCCCAACACACACACCACATGAACCGTCGCGACTTCTCTGCACACCTGATGGGCCTGGGGCTCGGTGCCACGGCCCTGCCGGCGCTGGCCCAGGAAAAGCCGGTCGAAGGCAAGCACTACGTGAAGCTGGGCTCGCCCGCGCCCGTCAACGCCCCGGCCGGCAAGATCGAGGTCATCGAGTTCTTCTGGTACGGCTGCCCGCATTGCAACGCCTTCGAGCCGACGCTCGACGCGTGGCAGAAGAAGTTGCCGGCCGACGTGGCGTTCCGCCGCGTGCCGGTGGCCTTCCGCGAGCAGTACGCGGTCCATCAGCGCATCTACTACGCGCTCGAAGCGCTGGGCAAGGTCGAGGCGCTGCACCGCAAGGTGTTCTACGCATTGCACAGCGAGCGCCAGCGGCTGGAGCAGCCGGCCGAGATCGCCGCCTTCATGGAAAAGAACGGCATCGAGCGCGCCAAGTTCCAGGAAGTCTTCGACTCCTTCGCCGTGCAGACCCGGGCCAAGCAGGCCACCCGCCTGGCCGACGCCTACAAGATCGACGGCGTGCCCGCGATGGGCATCCATGGCAAGTACTTCACCTCGGGCACCATCGCCGGCACGCCCGAGAAGGCGCTGCAGGTCACCGAGTACCTGGTGCAGACGCTGCGCAAAGGCTGATCCGCCCTGCGTGAAAAGGCCGCTTTGGAGCGGCCTTTTTCCCCGCGATCCGGGCTCGCGCTGCGGATCTGTGGCTAGAATGGCCTGCAAGTTTCATGCCGCCATGAGCCACTTTTTCTCCCCCGTTTTGGTCCCCTCCCTGCTTCGCCGCTGGTCCGTGCTGGCCTTGCTGCTGTGCAGCATCGCGCTGCCGGCGCAGGCCGAAAAGGCCGACCGCTACAAGAAGATGGAGGTCGAGTCCGACCAGCCCGGCAAGGTCGACCTGCAGAACCAGGTCGTCGTCTTCAACGGCAACGTGGTGGTGAGCAAGGGCACGATGGTGATCCGTGCCGGCCGCATCGAGGTGCGCGAGACGCCCGACGGCTACCACCTCGCCACCGCCACCGGCGCACCCGGCCAGCTCGCCACCTTCCGCCAGAAGCGCGACGGCGTCGACGAGCACATCGAGGGCGAGGCCGAGCGACTGGAATACGACAGCAAGGCCGACACCATCCGCTTCAGCGGCAAGGCCTCGGTGAAGCGCCTGCGCGGGACCGCCGTCGCCGACGAGGTGACCGGCGCGCAGATCACCTACGACAACACCGCTGAACTCTTCACCGTGGCCGGCGGCGCTGCGGCCGCCACCCCCACCAACCCGACCGGCCGCGTGCGCGCGGTGCTGTCGCCGCGCCAGGACAGCCCGGCCGCCGCCGAGGCTGCGTCGGCCGTGCCCCCGGGAGCACGCCGTTGAACGCTGCCAGCCTGTCCCCGCAAGCCGCCGGCCCGAGCCAGCTGGAAGCGAGCGGGCTGCAAAAGACCTACGGGGCCCGCAAGGTCGTGAAGGACGTGCGACTGGGTGTGCGCAGCGGCGAGGTGGTGGGCCTGCTCGGCCCCAACGGCGCCGGCAAGACCACGAGCTTCTACATGATCGTCGGCCTGGTGCGCGCTGATGCCGGACACATCACCATCGACGGCCAGCGCATCGAGCGCCTGCCCATCCACCAGCGCTCGCGCATGGGGCTGTCGTACCTGCCGCAGGAAGCGTCGATCTTCCGCAAGCTGACGGTGGAAGAGAACATCCGCGCCGTGCTCGAACTGCAGCATGGTCCTGATGGCAAGCCGCTTCCCAGGGCGACCATCGACCAGCTGCTGACCAGCCTGCTGAACGACCTCAGCATCGAGAAGCTGCGCGAGAGCCCGGCACCCGCACTGTCGGGCGGCGAGCGGCGCCGTGTCGAGATCGCGCGGGCGCTGGCCACGCAGCCGCGCTTCATCCTGCTCGACGAGCCCTTCGCCGGCGTCGACCCGATCGCGGTGCTGGAGATCCAGCGCATCATCGGTTTCCTGAAGGCGCGTGGCATCGGCGTGCTGATCACCGACCACAACGTGCGCGAGACGCTGGGCATCTGCGACCGCGCGTACATCATCAGCGAAGGCCGGGTGTTGGCCGAGGGAACACCAACCGAGATCGTCGAGAACGCCGACGTCCGCAAGGTCTACCTCGGAGAACACTTCCGCATGTAGGGCATGAGCATGAAGCCGTCCCTGCAGGTCCGCCTCTCCCAGCATCTCGCGCTGACGCCTCAGCTGCAGCAGTCCATCCGGCTGCTGCAACTCTCGACGCTCGAACTGCACCAGGAAGTCGAGCAGATGCTCGAAGCCAACCCCTTCCTCGAAGTGGAGGAGGACAGCGGCCCCGCCTTCGAGCCGCTGACCGAGCGCCTGAGCGCGTCCGAGCAGGCGGGTGAACGCGAGACCGAGCGTGCCGGCGACGTCGACTCCGGTGGCGGCGACGACACCCCTGGCGTCGACAGCGTCGAACTTGGCGCCACCGAGCGGGACGACTGGGAAAACGGCACCGAGCGCGACGACTTCGATGGCATCCGCGAGCAGCCCACCAGCAGCTCGTCGAGCAACAACGACAACGACGACTTCGATCCGCACGAGCGCAACAGCGTCGGTGAGAGCCTGCAGGACCACCTGCACCGCCAGCTGCTGGGCATGCGCCTGTCGGGCGAAGACACGGCGGCGGTGAAGGTGCTGATCGAATCGCTCAACGACGACGGCTACCTCGACGATTCGCTGGAAGACATTGCCGCGAGCCTCGCCCCCGGCGACGACAACGAAGCGGAGCGCGAGGAGCTGCTCGAACGCCTGCGCTGCGCGCTCAAGTGGCTGCAGAACATGGAGCCGCTCGGCGTGGGCGCACGCGACCTCTCCGAATGCCTGATGCTGCAGCTGCGCGCCACGCCGCGCTGCGAGGCGCAGATGATCGCCATCCTCATCTGCAAGCAGCACCTGGAGCTGCTCGCCCGCCGCGACATGAAGAAGCTCATGGCCGCGACCGGCGCCGACGAAGAGCTGATCAAGGAAGCGCAGGCGCTGATCGTCGCCTGCGAACCCAAGCCGGGCCGCCAGTTCGCCCGCGCCGAGGCCAACATCATCGTGCCCGACGTGATCGTGCAGAAGGCGGGCCGCAACTGGAAGGTCGTGCTCAACCCCGAGGTGATGCCCAAGCTGCGCATCAACGACCTCTATGCGCAGGCCATTCGCGGAAACCGCGGCGCGGGCGGCGCCAACGGTGCCTTGAAACCGCGACTGCAGGAGGCTCGCTGGTTCATGAAGAACATCCAGCAGCGCTTCGACACCATCCAGCGTGTCTCGCAGGCGATCGTCGAGCGGCAGAAGAGCTTTTTCACGCACGGCGAGATCGCCATGAAGCCGCTGGTGCTGCGCGAGATCGCCGACGAGCTCGGCCTGCACGAGTCGACCATCTCGCGCGTGACCACCGCCAAGTACATGGCGACCATGTTCGGCACCTTCGAGCTGAAGTACTTCTTCGGCTCCTCACTCAACACCGAAGCCGGCGGCAACGCATCGAGCACCGCGGTGCGGGCGCTCATCAAGCAGCTCGTCGCCGCCGAAGACGCTGCGAAGCCGCTGTCGGACAGCCAGCTCTCGAAGATGCTCGAAGAGCAGGGCATCCAGGTGGCGCGCCGCACCGTGGCCAAGTACCGCGAAGCCCTGCGCATCGCACCGGCCAATCTGCGCAAGGCGATGTAATGGCCCTGCCGCTCTTCCTGCCCTGCGCCGCCGGCGTCGAGCCGCTGCTGGCCGACGAGGTCAAGCGCATCCTCCCGGGGCACACGGTGCACGTGGGCCGTGGTGGCGTGGGGGTCGATGGCGACCCCGCCGACGTGATGGCGCTCAACCTGGAAAGCCGCCTCGCCCAGCGGGTGCTGGCCGAAGTGGCCTCGGGCCCGTACCAGCACGAAGACGACATCTATGCGCTGGCCCGAAGCGTCGACTGGACCCAGTGGATCACACCGCAGCACACGCTGCGCGTCGACACCACCGCACACCGCAGCCCGCTGCGCAGCCTGAACTTCGTCGCGCTGCGCGTGAAAGACGCCGTCTGCGACGTGCTGCGCGACGCGACCGGCGAGCGCCCGAGTGTCGACACGCGCCATCCCGACCTGCCCTTGTCGCTGCACCTGGGCGAAACCCACGCCTCGGTCTACGTCGACACCTCCGGCGAGGCGCTCTTCAAGCGCGGCTGGCGTGAAGACAAGGGCGAGGCACCGCTCAAGGAAACGCTCGCCGCCGCCATGCTCGCGGCCGCCGGCTGGCAGGGCACGCCCGACGCCGGTGGCGCCTTGCACGACCCCTGCTGCGGCTCCGGCACGATCGCCATCGAAGCCGCGCAGATCGCCTGCGGCGTCGCGCCGGGGCTCAAGCGCCGCTTCGCCTTCGAACGCCTGCTGCCGTTCGCCGACCCCGACAGCCGGGCGCAGTGGCAGCGGCTCAAGAGCCATGCGAGCTCGCGCATCCACGCCAGCGCCGTGCCGATCTTCGCGAGCGACGTGTCGTTCCGCATGGTCGACTTCGCACGCCGCAATGCGCAGCGCGCCGGTGTTGAACATGCGATCCAGTTCAACGGTGGCGACGCACTGGAGCGGCCGGCACCCACGCTGGCCGAGGGCCTGCACGGCACGCTGATGATCAACCCAC
Protein-coding regions in this window:
- a CDS encoding class I SAM-dependent RNA methyltransferase, which codes for MALPLFLPCAAGVEPLLADEVKRILPGHTVHVGRGGVGVDGDPADVMALNLESRLAQRVLAEVASGPYQHEDDIYALARSVDWTQWITPQHTLRVDTTAHRSPLRSLNFVALRVKDAVCDVLRDATGERPSVDTRHPDLPLSLHLGETHASVYVDTSGEALFKRGWREDKGEAPLKETLAAAMLAAAGWQGTPDAGGALHDPCCGSGTIAIEAAQIACGVAPGLKRRFAFERLLPFADPDSRAQWQRLKSHASSRIHASAVPIFASDVSFRMVDFARRNAQRAGVEHAIQFNGGDALERPAPTLAEGLHGTLMINPPYGERIEVAGKAARPSMAERPDDNRAAPDDFFPRLAAHWKRAYTQHPAGWTAWVLSPDMKLPSAMRLKESRRVPMWNGPIECRLFRFDLVAGSARSVV